Proteins encoded together in one Lathyrus oleraceus cultivar Zhongwan6 chromosome 5, CAAS_Psat_ZW6_1.0, whole genome shotgun sequence window:
- the LOC127080559 gene encoding uncharacterized protein LOC127080559: MEMTMSFVLWGDFRGTILLSLRPSGGGSSTPLKCFKCGVEGHRVVDCSKDSGTCFKCGKSGHRANQYGVGSSVTCYNCGENGHISTKCDKPKKEQAKGKVFALSGAEATTDDRLIQGTCFINGTPLTAIIDTGATHSFISLDCAKRLNLILSDMCRSMVIDTPAMGSVSTSYVCLNCPLSIFGRDFGIDLVCLPLEQLDVILGMSWLEFNRVYINCFEKTVIFSEVGAKEDWFVSAKQVDESVQDGAELFMLLATLDIREKRTIEELPIVCEFAEVFPEDISDLPSEREVEFSIDLVPGTSPVSMAPYRMSASELKELKSQLEDLLEKKFIRPSVSP; encoded by the exons ATGGAGATGACGATGAGTTTCGTGCTTTGGGGAGATTTCAGAGGAACAATCCTCTtgtctttgagg ccaagtgggggaggatcttctacACCACTTAAGTGCTTCAAATGTGGCGTTGAAGGTCATCGTGTTGTTGATTGTAGTAAGGATTCTGGGAcatgtttcaagtgtggcaagagtGGTCACAGAGCAAACCAGTATGGAGTTGGTTCGAGTGTGACTTGTTACAATTGTGGTGAGAATGGTCACATTAGTACCAAATGTGATAAGCCAAAGAAGGAACAAgcgaagggaaaggtgtttgcattgtctggtgcggaggccactaccgatgataggctaatccaaggtacgtgctttataaatggtacacctttgactgccattattgataccggtgcaacacactctttcatttctttggattgtgctaaaagattgaatcttatattatctgatatgtgtagaagtatggttattgatacacctgctatgggttctgtttctacttcctatgtgtgtctgaattgtccgttgagtatctttggtagggattttggaattgatttagtttgtcttcctttagagcaacttgatgtgattttgggtatgagttggttagaatttaatcgggtgtatatcaactgttttgagaagacggttattttttctgaggttggtgctaaggaagattggtttgtgtctgctaagcaagttgatgaatcggtgcaagatggtgccgagttgtttatgttgttggcaactttggatattcgcgagaagaggacgattgaagaattgccaatagtttgtgagtttgcggaggtatttccggaagatataagtgatttaccgtcggaacgtgaggttgagttttcgattgatttagttcctggaactagtcctgtatcgatggctccatatcgaatgtctgcttctgagttgaaagagttgaagagtcaacttgaagacttgctcgagaagaagtttattcgtcctagtgtgtcgccg